Proteins encoded within one genomic window of Setaria italica strain Yugu1 chromosome IV, Setaria_italica_v2.0, whole genome shotgun sequence:
- the LOC101777996 gene encoding transmembrane 9 superfamily member 9 produces MAHPALLFLVLACAGAARGFYLPGVAPADFRKNDLLAVKVSQLSSIKTQVPYSYYSLPFCRPDTIVSSAENLGEVLRGDRIENSPYVFEMMEPKLCQIACKIVLSQEGAKDFKEKIDDSYSVNMILDNLPMVIPVKRLDKEAPTLYLQGMHVGVKGWFVGRKDWSYFIHNHLSFLVKYNKDEHTGLARIVGFEVKPYSVKHKPDGDWKGNMTHLKTCNPHTRILVMSSDRPQEIEANKEIIFTYDVNFEESDIKWASRWDTYLSTPDDHWFYIVNTLMTVLFLSVMVAMIMLRTLYRDISMYNQLENQEEAQEESGWKLLHGDVFRPPVNADTLCVYVGTGVQFFGMLLVTLLLAILGLLSPSNRGGFMTAMLLLWVLMGLFAGYSTGRLYMMFRGSEWKKVAIKTALMFPGAVFLIFFTLNMLLWVEKSSGAVPVTTMFALVFLWLGISLPLIFIGSFLGFKKPAIDDPVRTNKIPRPIPEQPWYTNPAVSISIGGILPFGAVFIELFYILTTIWTHQFYYMFGIVFLVFVILIVTCAEITIVLCYFQLCNEDYRWWWRSYLTSGSSAVYLFLYAAFYFFTRLQITKAVSGMLFFGYMFIVSYAFFVLTGTIGFYACLWFTRLIYSSVKID; encoded by the exons ATGGCCCACCCGGCGctcctcttcctcgtcctcgCATGCGCCGGCGCGGCCCGCGGGTTCTACCTCCCCGGCGTCGCCCCCGCCGACTTCCGCAAG AATGACCTGCTCGCCGTGAAGGTGAGCCAGCTGAGCTCCATCAAGACGCAGGTGCCCTACTCGTACTACTCCCTCCCCTTCTGCAGGCCGGACACCATCGTCAGCAGCGCCGAGAATCTCGGCGAGGTGCTCCGTGGCGACCGAATCGAGAACTCGCCCTACGTG TTCGAGATGATGGAGCCTAAGCTGTGTCAGATTGCGTGCAAGATTGTTCTGAGCCAAGAAGGAGCAAAGGATTTCAAGGAGAAAATCGACGACTCCTACAGTGTAAACAT GATTCTTGATAACCTCCCTATGGTCATCCCAGTTAAGAGATTGGATAAAGAGGCACCAACATTATATCTACAAGGCATGCATGTTGGTGTCAAGGGGTGGTTTGTAGGG AGAAAGGATTGGAGTTATTTCATTCACAACCACTTATCATTTCTGGTGAAGTATAACAAGGATGAACACACAGGTCTCGCTAGGATTGTGGGCTTCGAAGTTAAACCGTACAG TGTTAAGCATAAACCCGATGGTGATTGGAAGGGGAATATGACACACCTTAAAACCTGTAATCCACACACAAGGATTCTAGTAATGAGCTCTGATAGGCCTCAAGAAATAGAGGCAAACAAAGAGATCATTTTCACCTATGATGTTAACTTTGAG GAAAGTGATATCAAGTGGGCATCACGCTGGGACACTTACCTTAGCACGCCTGACGATCATTGGTTTTACATTGTGAATACTCTTATGACAGTCCTCTTCCTCTCTGTGATGGTTGCCATGATCATGCTCCGGACTCTGTACCGTGACATTTCCATGTACAACCAGCTAGAGAACCAGGAGGAAGCACAGGAGGAGTCTGGGTGGAAGCTTCTCCACGGCGATGTGTTCAGGCCTCCTGTGAATGCTGACACGCTGTGCGTGTACGTGGGTACAGGTGTACAGTTCTTTGGAATGCTGCTTGTCACCTTGCTGCTCGCCATCCTGGGGCTCCTGTCGCCTTCAAACCGTGGAGGGTTCATGACAGCCATGCTCCTGCTCTGGGTCCTCATGGGCCTGTTTGCAGGGTACTCTACTGGACGCCTTTACATGATGTTCAGGGGCTCAGAATGGAAGAAGGTCGCCATCAAGACGGCCTTGATGTTCCCTGGTGCTGTGTTCCTAATATTCTTTACCCTGAACATGCTCCTCTGGGTCGAGAAATCCTCCGGGGCTGTGCCAGTCACCACCATGTTCGCACTGGTTTTCCTGTGGCTTGGAATCTCTTTGCCACTAATCTTCATCGGCAGCTTCCTCGGGTTTAAGAAGCCTGCCATTGACGACCCGGTGAGGACAAACAAGATACCGCGGCCGATACCGGAGCAGCCATGGTACACGAATCCAGCCGTCTCGATATCGATCGGAGGCATCCTGCCCTTTGGCGCGGTGTTCATTGAGCTCTTCTACATCCTGACAACAATCTGGACGCACCAGTTCTACTACATGTTTGGGATCGTGTTCCTCGTCTTCGTAATCCTTATAGTGACCTGCGCAGAGATCACCATTGTGCTCTGCTATTTTCAGCTGTGCAACGAGGACtaccggtggtggtggaggtccTACTTGACTTCTGGATCCTCTGCAGTGTACCTATTCTTGTACGCCGCATTCTATTTCTTCACCAGGCTGCAGATCACAAAGGCGGTCTCCGGCATGCTCTTTTTTGGCTACATGTTCATCGTGTCGTACGCCTTCTTCGTGCTCACTGGCACCATTGGCTTCTACGCCTGCTTGTGGTTCACCAGGCTCATATACTCTTCAGTGAAGATTGACTAG